TGGTGGTCGACGAGGACCTGGAGGTGCCGGTCGAGGCGCACGGGTTGTCGGTCTTCGGTGCCAACCATATCGACGGACGGCGCGGGTTCGAGCGGCTCGTCGCCCACGAACTGGCGCACCAGTGGTTCGGTAACAGCCTGACCGTCGCCGACTGGCGTCATATCTGGCTCAACGAGGGGTTCGCGAAGTACGCGGAGTGGCTCTGGTCGGAACTGTCCGGCGGGGCACCGGCCGGCGCGCACGCGGCGCAGTCGTGGGCCGTGGTGGCGGCGATGCCCCAGGACCTGCGGGTAGCCGACCCGGGAGTGCGGCGGATGTTCGACGACCGGGTGTACCAGCGCGGCGCGCTCGCCCTGCACGCCCTGCGCGTGGCCATCGGTGACGAGCCGTTCGTCGCCCTGCTCCGGGAGTGGACGCGGGCGCACCGGCACGCGACGGTGACGACCGGAGAGTTTGTCGCCTTGGCGCAGCGCCACTCGGCGCGGCCGCTCGACGGGTTGTTCGCCGCGTGGCTGTACGAGCGGCCCCTGCCACCGTTGCCGTCCTGACCGGCTGCGGTCGTCGTCACGTCCGAATCAGTGGTCGTGCCCGTTGCTGCGGGGCGGCCACAACGTCAGAGAGGTGTCCGGTCCGTGCAGGTCATCGAGTACGCGGAAAGCGCTCACGCCGTCGGGGTGAGCGCGGTGTTGGGGTCGCTCGGCTGGGAGCAGCGGTATATCGACGGGCAGCTCGGCGCGGTCGCGCGGCTGGCGTTCTCGTCTGACGGGTGCGTCTACGTCGCCACAATGGATGGTCACGTGGTCGGTTACGTGGCGGCGGTGCTGGCACGGTGGAACATGCTGGGCCAGATTCACGGGCTGGCGGTGGATCCCGGCGCTCGTCGAGGCGGCGTCGCCCGGGCGTTGGTCACCGCAGCCGAGGAGCGCCTGCGTTCGTACGGTGCCCGTGGCGTACATGTGGACACCCCGGTCGACAACCTGCTTGGTCGGGGTTTCTACGAGGCGATCGGGTTCACGCAGGACTACATCATGAGCCGTTACTACGCCGATGATCTCGATGGCGTGACGTACGTCCGGTTCTACTGACCGTTTCGTCTCGACCACTGACCTGGCCCATTTATCGAAAGCATGGCGGGTAGCCGGGAGGCGTCATCTCCCGGCTACCTCGATCACCGGACCGTCAGCCGACTGCGGAAGCCGGGTGGTAGAAGGCACTCGGGTCCTCGGCGAGTGATGCCTTCACGTGTGCGCTCCACTTGTCGGCGACGACCTCCGGTTTGCCGGCCTCGATGCCGTCGACGGCGAGCCGGACGATCTCGGCCGGGTCGATCCTGTCGCCGTCGTAGTCGGCCGACGTGTCGGTGTCGGCGGCGCCGAGATGCAGGCCGGTCATCGCTCGGTGTCCATGTCGTGCCGGACGCGGTGTCGGCCGCGCCCGGGTCGCCCCACGTCACACCCGGTGGGCTCCGGGGCGGCCGTTCTCCACGGCGAACGTGGCGAGCGTGCTCTCGACGGCGTCCGGCCGACTCACCGTGTCCACCATCCGCAGTTCGGCGCGGAACTCGTCCCGCCCGACGTGGCACCGGACGTAGCCGCGTCGATCGCCGTCGAAGAAGCGGATGTGCGGGTTGTACCGCATCATCGGGCCGTAGTAAGGGCCGTAGACCTCGCCGTCGCCGTTGCTGGAGATCGACGTACCGACGATCTCCGTGCCGACCACCGGGGAACCGGGAGTGTCGAAATCGCGGTGGATGTCGTTGACGAACGTCGAGTGCCAGTCCCCGGTCACCACCACCGGGTTGGGCACCCGGTGGCGTACCCAGGCGTCGGTGAGCCGGCGCCGGGCCGCCGGAAACCCGTCCCACGCGTCGTGCCACAGCAGGTCGCCTGCGTCCCCGTCGTGGTCGAGACGGCCCATCATCACGTTGCTGCCGAGGATGTTCCACCGGGCCGAGGTGTGGGCAAAGCCGTCGTAGAGCCAACGCTCCTGGTCGGTGCCGAGCATTGTCACCGACGGGTCGTCCTGTCCCGGGCACGCCGGTGCCTCGCCCCAGCCGCACGGCGGCACCGATCGGTACTGCCGACCGTCGAGCAGGTCGAGCTGGGCCAGGCGGCCCCACCGCAGCCGTCGGTAGATGCGCGGGCCCTGGGCGCCGGGCCGGGCCGGCGTACGGACCGGCTGGTGCTCGTACCAGGCTCGGTAGGCCGCCAGCCGCAGTGCGGTGATGTCGCCCTCGTACTGGGAGCGGGTGTTGGCGTAGTCGTTCTGCACCTCGTGGTCGTCCCAGGTCACCATCCACGGAAACGCGAGGTGCGCGGCCTGGA
The Micromonospora pisi DNA segment above includes these coding regions:
- a CDS encoding GNAT family N-acetyltransferase, whose product is MQVIEYAESAHAVGVSAVLGSLGWEQRYIDGQLGAVARLAFSSDGCVYVATMDGHVVGYVAAVLARWNMLGQIHGLAVDPGARRGGVARALVTAAEERLRSYGARGVHVDTPVDNLLGRGFYEAIGFTQDYIMSRYYADDLDGVTYVRFY
- a CDS encoding alkaline phosphatase D family protein — encoded protein: MDLEAPAIVDRRRFLAGVAGVAGTAALAQMPADRAAATPRPSGGEYPFTLGIASGDPAPTGVVLWTRLAPKPYEPGGGMPARRVGVRWEVARDEGFRRLVRTGTAWALPELSHSVHVEVDGLDPDREWFYRFRYRDDVSMVGRTRTAPTATAGIGALSFAYASCQRWDEGYFPSYAHMVREDLDLVVHLGDYVYEYGIPADGGFRRTAVPEQLRAAPRDLDQWRMRYALVKSDPQLQAAHLAFPWMVTWDDHEVQNDYANTRSQYEGDITALRLAAYRAWYEHQPVRTPARPGAQGPRIYRRLRWGRLAQLDLLDGRQYRSVPPCGWGEAPACPGQDDPSVTMLGTDQERWLYDGFAHTSARWNILGSNVMMGRLDHDGDAGDLLWHDAWDGFPAARRRLTDAWVRHRVPNPVVVTGDWHSTFVNDIHRDFDTPGSPVVGTEIVGTSISSNGDGEVYGPYYGPMMRYNPHIRFFDGDRRGYVRCHVGRDEFRAELRMVDTVSRPDAVESTLATFAVENGRPGAHRV